The genomic stretch AAAGAAAGAAGAAAAAAAGATAGCCAAAAAAGAAGCCTTAAAGGCTAAGTACAAAAATGAGAGCCCCGATAGGAGCGTTCAAACCCTGTATCGGGTCACGCTAAAAAATCATTTGAAGTTGAGCGATATCGCCGATACCAAAGCGAACATCTTACTTTCGGTCAATGCCATAATCATTTCTTTGGTGCTGGCCAATTTGTTGACAAAGCTCGATAACCCTTCCAACTCCTACATGATTTACCCTACATTGATTTTCATCATGTTCAGTATTGTTTCCATGGTACTTTCGGTATTGGCCACAAGGCCCAATGTTACGAGCGGTAAATTCACCAAAGAAGACGTGGAAAAGAGAAAGGTCAATCTCTTGTTTTTTGGAAACTTTCATAAAATGGAACTTTCCGAATATGAATGGGCACTGAAAGAGCTGGTAAAGGACAAGGATTATGTATATTCCTCCTTGACCAAAGACCTCTACTACCTGGGCGTTGTCCTGAACAAAAAATACAAAATACTGCGAATTACCTACAACATTTTTATGTTGGGCATGATCATCTCCGTAATCTCTTTTATAATTGCCTTTAGGTATTTTGGCCCGGAAAGGTTGATTTTCTAATTTAGGAGTTCAGTTCCTCCATTAAATCGTCGTAAGTATAGGTACGCTCCGATTTCTTGTCCTTTTGGTAAAGGATTTCTGCCCGTATGGCCTTTAGGCCGGATACACCCTGGACTCCTTCCAGCTCCACAATCTCGATATTGTTGGTAAAGTATCCTTTCGCTTTCAGGAAACTGATGTATCGCATGTATTCCTTTTCGTCCTTGCGCTGGGAGTACACAATGGCCAATTTGCCCTTTTGTGTCAAACGTTCGTTGGTCCCCTTGATGAATGATTTATCGATACGCTTTTTGATGACCTCGTACCTGGCATTATAGGTACCGTCAACATCAAAACGTTTTTCATCCATTCGGAAACGTATGGCCAATGATGTGCTGTACACCAAAACCAACGATGCCACATCCAACTTAACGGGCAAATGGGGCTTTAAGCTATAGTACTTGTTCTCCATTTCGCACATGACCTGAAGCTGCCATAACCTCAAATTGCTCAAAAACAGTTGACTGAACTCCTTATCCTTGGTAATTGAGCTACCAATGTACATATTGTGCTCCACCCCATCGGTCTTGTAGCGTTCAAAATAGTGCGGGAACATTTCTTGTGCTTCTTCCTGCCTTTTATCGAGTAGCGCCGCAAGCTTCATATTGGCTTCCATTACACTATTATCGTAATTTCTACGGTGATCGTAGTAGCTTTCGGTGGCCTTATCTATTTTTTGATTGTATTGTTGGAGCAGCCCAGCGATTTCTTTATCTTCTTTTTGAAGGTGGTTGAATACTGGGTCTACTTCTTCCTTCACAAAATCAAAAACAGCTTGCTCGGTATGGGTGTACAATGCTTCTTTTACCTCGCCCAAATAATTGTTCACCCTGAACATCAATTCTTCGTAAATAGGGAGTTTATATTTTTGAAAAGCGATATCCAGCACATCGTTGATCTCCGAGAGTTGGATCATTAAATCCCTTTGGATGGCTAGATTTCGCTCTTGGGCCGAATCCTTGATGTCAATTTGGCCATACAATGGGTAAACATTCTTGAAAACCACCTCCTTGAACACAGGTTCGTTGCCCGCCAGTTCGTCTGCCATAAAACGCTTGGCCTCTTCTTGGAATTTCCAATACACGGATGGATGGACCGAGGTACACTCATGCTGGATCACGGCATCTATTAAATTTTCTTCTTCCTCTATGGTTCGCATCACAGCGGCGATAATGTATGGCATCACATCATCCAACTTATTGGCATTGACACTGTTGAGCTCGTTCACCTTGCCCGAAACCAGCTCCAATACGCCCAAAAGGTTTCCGTTTACGGCAATCGGAGCCAAGATGGCACTTTTAATGCCCTGCTCCATCATGCTTTTATAGGGTTGGATCTCACCATTCGAACTTTTAAAATATTTCTCCACATTGGAAATGGCAAAATACTTGTTCTCCTTGAACAACTTGTCGTAGGTATAGTTACAGAAAATGGAATCACATTCCTCCAAATCCTTCCCATTAAGTATAAAGCTCTCCATGCCCTTGCCGTATATTTTGAAAAATCGGTTGGCATTGGAGTCATATCCGGAAAAACCTACCTTAATATCGTTAAGGTTAAAAAACGAGCGAAAGGTATCCTCAAAACTTTCCATAAAGGTCTCGTTGCCCCTTTGGGCACGGCCGATCAAGGTCGATTTGATCTCTGACACGGAATGCTCTGCGGTCACATCGAACATATTGGAAATTACAAATCCTTTGGCGATAAAGCTGTTGGGCGGAATCTTCTCTTTCCAAATTTTTAAATTATAGAAATTGTCCAGCAACTCGTCCACATCATCCTGCGTGAGTTCCTTGGCCTTTTCGGTGGGAATGATCTCCATAAAATCCGCATTGTACAGAATTCGGTACCTGCGCATCACTCCATTGGTATCGGGAATATCGTAAAAGAACGGGCGTTTAAAGTCTAAATTGTACCCATAATAGAACATTAAAATTACGGTACACCTCATAATATACCCAAACTCCGTGGGTATGTTCGTGATTTCCAGATCAAAATCCTCGCCTGCGTCCCTCAAAATCTTACGAAAACGTTCCGATGAGTTGAAGACCAGGCTTTCAAACGGTGTAGATGCCGTTTTGATCTCGTTCTTGGTCAAAATCGGAGCAAAAGAATCCTCCAAGATCACACTGATCACATCCTTGTATTTTTCCAACAAGGACAAATCGGTAAACCCATCCCTTAAAAAAGGGTAGGGAGCCTGTGTATCCAACACATATTTTGCCCTTGCGGCAATGTGTGGATGGGAACTGTTGAGCTGCTCATCGTAATGCTCCAACAATTTGTTGAAACTTACCAACTGAACGAGCGGGCTTTCCGAATTGAGGTCGTGCTTCATACCCAGATTAGTCGTGGTTTGAACAGCAAATTTACAAAAAGTAGGAATGCATACCCATTAATGAATATCTTTATGGACAAATCACCATTTTTTAGGATATTCAGTAAAAATATTTCATGTCCTCCTCAACCCGATTAGACAGAGCCTACAACAATGCTAAATCCGTCCCATTTGATGATGATTCCAAATTTATTTTTTTTAGTGATTGCCATCGCGGGGACAATAGTTTTGCCGATGATTTTGCCAACAATCGCAACATATATTTCCATGCACTAAACCATTATTATCGCGAAGGTTTCCAATATATTGAGCTTGGCGATGGTGACGAACTTTGGGAAAACATTAGTTTTGAGTCCATTTTTGAGGCCCATAAAAATGTATACCAACTTTTACGAAGGTTCCATTTGGAAAAGCGGTTGCACATGATTTGGGGCAACCACGATATGGTGTACCGCGACCCCGATTATGTAGATGAGCATCTTTCCCATTATTTTGAACCGATCGATGGTTCCGACAAGGAACTTTTTGAGGGAATCACCTATCACGAAGCCATTATTTTAAAGCATACGGAAACTGGGCAAGAGCTTTTTTGCACGCACGGCCACCAAGCGGATTGGTGGAACTATGTTTGTTGGCGCATAGGCAGGTTTTTGGTCCGGGTGTTATGGAAACCGCTCCAAGTCGTTGGTATTGCCGACCCGACAAGTCCAGCTAAAAATTACAAGGAACTTATCCGTATCGAGAAGCGCATCAAACGATGGATCCTAAAAAAAGATTTGCTCGTAACCTTGGCCGGGCATACGCACAGACCACGCTTTCCCGAACCGGGCCAGATCCCTTTTTTTAACGATGGTAGTTGTGTCCACCCCAGGAGTATCACCGGCATAGAGATTGAAAAAGGAAAAATATCCCTCATCAAATGGCACATTGACACCAAACCTGATGGTACGTTACAGATTGTTCGGGTTTTGCTGGAAGGTCCAGAAAAATTACAAGATTACATCTCGCCTTGAAAATGGAAAGTCTTGAGGCCATATTTGATCAAATCCCCATAAGGCACGACCTTGCGTCCCACCTCATGCTATTGGGCATTGTTCAAGGTTTTTTCCTGGCCTTTGTCATTTTTTTGAGGGCAAAAAGGAAGTCAGCCATCAAGTTGTTCGGATGGTCCCTCTTGGTGCAGTGCTTGGTTTTTTTGGATGTGTACCTCTGCTATACGGGTTTGATGAAATACACCATCCAATTTAATGATTCCACTGAATTTTTGGTGCTCCTTATCACCCCGACGCTCTATTTTTTCTTGTACACCTTGCTGGAACGAAAGCCCATTACCCTAAAAAAACATTGGCCCCACTTTGTACTGCCCTTTCTGTACGCGATTTCGCAAATCAACTATTATTTAAGCCCTGTCCAAGTAAAACTTAATGCCTATTTGGGGGCCTACCATCGGAATTTGGGCTTTTTGGAGGTTCCTGGGGATATGGACTATTCCTACCACTATATCAAAGATGAGTTCAGATGGTTGGTACTGCTCAGTTTTGCGTTCTATCTGATTTTGTCGCTTTTATTGGTGTTAAAAACAAGAAAACGGGGGTGGACATCACCAAAACACATCAAAGTGGACAAGTATATTTTTTCCAGAAACACCGTTATTTTCTTTTTTGTGTTGATGGTTTCCTTGTTCCTTATCTACTTGAATTATGATGATGATGGTGGAGATCATATCATCGGTATTATGCAAACCATTACCATCTTCATTACCTCGTTTTTTATACTCTCGGAATCCCGTTTTTTTGAAAAATCTTGGATTGCGGATAAGTATGAGACCCTTGCCAACAACTCCACTCAATTTGAATCCATTGAAGGTTTTGTGATGGCATCCCAGTACTATTCCAACCAAGATATTAGCCTAAAGAAAGTAGCGGACGAACTGGGCACCAATGGCAATACCGTGTCCAAACTCATCAATTCCGAAACTGGAACCAACTTCAACGATTACATCAATCAAAAACGAATTGCCTTGGCCCAAGAAAGGTTATTGGATGATGAATTCAAACAGCTTACCGTGGAAGCCGTGGGGCAGTCCGTAGGTTTCAAATCCAAGTCCGCTTTTTACAATGCCTTTAAAAAACATACCGGACAATCACCTTCCGCATTTATGAAGCAAAAAAGAGGCTAATTTCTCCATAATTGCAATTCAGGACGTTTCCCAAACCAGAAAACACCTTCGATTGAACCACACTCTTCATCTTTGAAAAAAATTTAAAAGGATGAAAACCACCATCAGGCGTTACGATTTGGATTGGCTACGTGTAATTGTATTTGCGCTGCTGATTTTTTACCACGTGGGAATGTTTTTTGTGCCATGGGGCTGGCATATCAAAAACAATGAGATTTACGATTGGCTCCGCTGGCCGATGCTATTCCTGAACCAATGGCGCTTGCCCATACTTTTTGTGATATCGGGCATGGGGACCTATTACGCCTTGGGCAAACGGAGCATGGGCAAATTTATGTGGGAACGTTTCCTTCGCTTGGGCATCCCTTTGGTTGCCGGTATGATATTGATCGTGCCCCCACAGGTATATTTTGAACGGATGGCGGAAGGGCAATTTTCGGGTTCGTACTGGGAATATTTTACCACGGTCGCTTTTGATGGTGTCTACCCCGAAGGAAATCTTAGTTGGCACCACCTTTGGTTCTTGCCTTACCTTTTGGTTTTTTCGTGGATTTTGGCGCCGCTATTT from Flagellimonas oceani encodes the following:
- a CDS encoding helix-turn-helix domain-containing protein — encoded protein: MESLEAIFDQIPIRHDLASHLMLLGIVQGFFLAFVIFLRAKRKSAIKLFGWSLLVQCLVFLDVYLCYTGLMKYTIQFNDSTEFLVLLITPTLYFFLYTLLERKPITLKKHWPHFVLPFLYAISQINYYLSPVQVKLNAYLGAYHRNLGFLEVPGDMDYSYHYIKDEFRWLVLLSFAFYLILSLLLVLKTRKRGWTSPKHIKVDKYIFSRNTVIFFFVLMVSLFLIYLNYDDDGGDHIIGIMQTITIFITSFFILSESRFFEKSWIADKYETLANNSTQFESIEGFVMASQYYSNQDISLKKVADELGTNGNTVSKLINSETGTNFNDYINQKRIALAQERLLDDEFKQLTVEAVGQSVGFKSKSAFYNAFKKHTGQSPSAFMKQKRG
- a CDS encoding Pycsar system effector family protein — protein: MSEIVEKTEHFVSELLTEKLDSRFVYHNLRHTQRVVKSTKELLNYYNLGETENERLLLAAWLHDVGHTKGWENHEENSCIIARDFLQKNGYDPKGIEEVCSLIMVTKMCNEPSNLMEGIIRDADTSHFAKKSYWETTDFLKEELKALGVADYSNKEWRDKNIKMFRTKHIFFTDYAKENWEEGKQQNLKKLLKEKKEEKKIAKKEALKAKYKNESPDRSVQTLYRVTLKNHLKLSDIADTKANILLSVNAIIISLVLANLLTKLDNPSNSYMIYPTLIFIMFSIVSMVLSVLATRPNVTSGKFTKEDVEKRKVNLLFFGNFHKMELSEYEWALKELVKDKDYVYSSLTKDLYYLGVVLNKKYKILRITYNIFMLGMIISVISFIIAFRYFGPERLIF
- a CDS encoding metallophosphoesterase; this translates as MSSSTRLDRAYNNAKSVPFDDDSKFIFFSDCHRGDNSFADDFANNRNIYFHALNHYYREGFQYIELGDGDELWENISFESIFEAHKNVYQLLRRFHLEKRLHMIWGNHDMVYRDPDYVDEHLSHYFEPIDGSDKELFEGITYHEAIILKHTETGQELFCTHGHQADWWNYVCWRIGRFLVRVLWKPLQVVGIADPTSPAKNYKELIRIEKRIKRWILKKDLLVTLAGHTHRPRFPEPGQIPFFNDGSCVHPRSITGIEIEKGKISLIKWHIDTKPDGTLQIVRVLLEGPEKLQDYISP
- a CDS encoding GAF domain-containing protein, encoding MKHDLNSESPLVQLVSFNKLLEHYDEQLNSSHPHIAARAKYVLDTQAPYPFLRDGFTDLSLLEKYKDVISVILEDSFAPILTKNEIKTASTPFESLVFNSSERFRKILRDAGEDFDLEITNIPTEFGYIMRCTVILMFYYGYNLDFKRPFFYDIPDTNGVMRRYRILYNADFMEIIPTEKAKELTQDDVDELLDNFYNLKIWKEKIPPNSFIAKGFVISNMFDVTAEHSVSEIKSTLIGRAQRGNETFMESFEDTFRSFFNLNDIKVGFSGYDSNANRFFKIYGKGMESFILNGKDLEECDSIFCNYTYDKLFKENKYFAISNVEKYFKSSNGEIQPYKSMMEQGIKSAILAPIAVNGNLLGVLELVSGKVNELNSVNANKLDDVMPYIIAAVMRTIEEEENLIDAVIQHECTSVHPSVYWKFQEEAKRFMADELAGNEPVFKEVVFKNVYPLYGQIDIKDSAQERNLAIQRDLMIQLSEINDVLDIAFQKYKLPIYEELMFRVNNYLGEVKEALYTHTEQAVFDFVKEEVDPVFNHLQKEDKEIAGLLQQYNQKIDKATESYYDHRRNYDNSVMEANMKLAALLDKRQEEAQEMFPHYFERYKTDGVEHNMYIGSSITKDKEFSQLFLSNLRLWQLQVMCEMENKYYSLKPHLPVKLDVASLVLVYSTSLAIRFRMDEKRFDVDGTYNARYEVIKKRIDKSFIKGTNERLTQKGKLAIVYSQRKDEKEYMRYISFLKAKGYFTNNIEIVELEGVQGVSGLKAIRAEILYQKDKKSERTYTYDDLMEELNS